Proteins encoded by one window of Anaerosalibacter sp. Marseille-P3206:
- a CDS encoding site-specific DNA-methyltransferase encodes MAGNSTMYELLNIVKCGNEEVKELLSTRDVFIKTDQVVIPSKGKVGTFREKDYYNRFIYGDNIDVLGALVKGDGCESMRGKIDLIYIDPPFLSKADYKAKVKLPLRDDTVTIEVFAYSDTWKDGNISYLEMLYPRLVLMRELLSERGSIYVHLDWRMVHYVKILMDEIFGEDMFLNEIIWSYKSGGVSKKYFSRKHDTILLYSKTKNYIFNPQKEKSYNRGFKPYRFKGVKEYEDEIGWHTLVNMKDVWNVDMVGRTSKERVGYDTQKPEKLLERMILSSTEEGSIVADFFGGSGTTAVVAEKHNRKWILSDLGTTSHLTIMKRLIDMNACEFLTQKIESAVFPKLGSLKIGKLEKLKERNGEEIINIEFKGYDIEVSKIPIVEKYKDIVVEVMKENSLALIDTISIDTDYDGKCFFSRWQDYRKLENLMINDSIQLKVEERDNRTICIRVVDVFGYHSEYILEV; translated from the coding sequence ATGGCTGGGAATTCTACAATGTATGAACTTTTAAATATAGTGAAATGTGGAAATGAAGAAGTTAAAGAATTGCTAAGTACAAGGGATGTATTTATTAAAACTGATCAAGTAGTGATTCCTTCTAAGGGGAAGGTTGGTACTTTTAGGGAGAAGGATTATTACAATAGATTTATATATGGAGATAATATAGATGTTTTAGGGGCTCTTGTGAAGGGTGACGGCTGTGAATCTATGAGGGGAAAGATAGATCTTATATACATAGATCCACCATTTTTGTCCAAAGCTGATTACAAAGCAAAGGTAAAATTACCACTAAGAGATGATACTGTAACTATAGAAGTATTTGCATACTCTGATACTTGGAAAGATGGAAATATTTCCTATTTAGAAATGTTATACCCGAGGCTAGTTCTTATGAGAGAACTTTTAAGTGAAAGGGGAAGTATTTATGTTCACTTGGATTGGCGAATGGTACACTATGTAAAAATTCTAATGGACGAAATTTTTGGTGAAGATATGTTTTTAAATGAAATCATTTGGAGTTATAAATCTGGTGGAGTAAGTAAAAAATATTTTTCCCGAAAACATGATACAATATTACTATATTCAAAGACTAAAAATTATATTTTTAATCCACAAAAAGAAAAATCCTATAATAGAGGTTTTAAACCATATAGATTTAAAGGTGTCAAGGAGTATGAGGACGAAATAGGTTGGCATACCCTTGTTAATATGAAGGATGTTTGGAATGTTGATATGGTTGGAAGAACTTCAAAGGAAAGGGTGGGTTATGATACACAAAAGCCAGAAAAACTATTGGAGAGGATGATTCTATCTTCAACTGAGGAAGGTTCTATTGTTGCAGATTTTTTTGGTGGAAGTGGTACTACAGCTGTTGTAGCTGAAAAACATAATAGAAAGTGGATATTGTCAGATCTAGGGACTACTTCTCATTTAACTATTATGAAAAGGTTAATAGATATGAACGCTTGTGAGTTTTTAACACAAAAAATAGAGAGTGCTGTTTTTCCAAAGCTAGGAAGTTTAAAAATAGGAAAATTAGAAAAATTAAAAGAGAGAAATGGAGAAGAAATAATTAACATTGAATTTAAAGGGTATGATATAGAGGTGAGTAAAATACCTATAGTGGAAAAGTATAAAGATATAGTAGTTGAGGTAATGAAGGAAAATTCTCTAGCTCTTATAGATACTATAAGTATAGATACAGATTATGATGGAAAGTGTTTTTTTAGTAGATGGCAAGACTATAGAAAACTAGAGAATCTAATGATAAATGATAGTATACAGTTGAAAGTAGAAGAAAGAGATAATAGGACTATTTGCATAAGAGTTGTAGATGTATTTGGATATCATAGTGAATACATATTAGAAGTATAA
- a CDS encoding aminoacyl-histidine dipeptidase produces MRILENLQPERVFYNFEELSRIPRCSGNEKKVSDYLVDFAKKYNLDVIQDEALNIIIKKPGTAGYENAPTVVLQGHIDMVCEKRSDVEHNFCLDPIALRVEGDYVMATGTTLGADNGIAAAMCMAILESKDIPHPPLEVLLTTSEETGMDGAIALDPKNIEGKILINIDSEEEGKALVSCAGGERDEIEIPIKWEAFDESFIPCSISFKGLKGGHSGMEINEGRANANVLMGRVLAELNNNIEFRLVSVDGGSKTNAIPREAKAVVVVSSKDEEKFKEVVREMENAFKNEYKSADPDLVVEIEKDKAVEKVFSNDTTDKMIAALMLIPNGVQTMSKEMEGLVESSNNLGIVTTLDDSVSFKSSIRSSVRSLKEKMANQMELIAKITGGKWNAYAAYPEWEYSPNSYIRDLFQKVYKEMTGEELEIAAIHAGLECGLFKEKFGEMDMVSFGPNMYAVHTPDEKLSISSTKRTWELLLNVLKEIK; encoded by the coding sequence ATGAGGATATTAGAAAATTTACAACCAGAAAGGGTATTTTATAATTTTGAAGAGCTATCTAGAATACCTCGTTGTTCAGGAAATGAAAAGAAGGTTAGCGATTATTTAGTTGATTTTGCAAAAAAATATAATTTGGATGTTATTCAAGACGAGGCTTTGAACATAATAATTAAAAAACCTGGTACAGCTGGGTATGAAAATGCACCTACAGTAGTACTACAAGGCCATATAGATATGGTATGTGAGAAGAGATCAGATGTTGAGCATAATTTCTGTTTAGATCCAATTGCCCTTAGAGTAGAAGGGGATTATGTAATGGCTACTGGTACTACATTAGGAGCCGATAATGGTATAGCTGCTGCTATGTGTATGGCAATATTAGAATCAAAGGATATTCCTCATCCTCCACTTGAAGTTCTTCTAACTACTTCTGAAGAAACTGGAATGGATGGAGCAATAGCATTAGATCCAAAGAATATTGAAGGGAAAATTCTTATAAATATTGATTCTGAAGAAGAAGGAAAAGCATTGGTTAGCTGTGCTGGTGGAGAAAGAGACGAAATAGAGATTCCTATTAAATGGGAAGCTTTTGATGAAAGTTTTATTCCATGCAGTATTTCATTTAAAGGCCTAAAGGGTGGACACTCAGGCATGGAGATAAATGAAGGAAGAGCAAATGCCAATGTTCTTATGGGTAGAGTTTTAGCTGAATTAAACAACAATATTGAGTTTAGATTGGTAAGTGTTGATGGTGGTTCAAAAACCAACGCAATACCAAGAGAAGCAAAGGCAGTTGTTGTAGTTTCTTCAAAAGATGAAGAAAAATTTAAAGAAGTAGTAAGAGAAATGGAAAATGCATTTAAAAATGAATATAAGTCAGCTGATCCTGATTTAGTAGTAGAAATAGAAAAAGATAAAGCTGTAGAGAAAGTATTTAGTAATGATACTACAGATAAGATGATTGCAGCACTTATGCTTATTCCTAATGGCGTTCAAACAATGAGTAAAGAAATGGAAGGACTTGTTGAAAGTTCAAACAATTTAGGAATAGTGACAACTTTAGATGATTCTGTATCTTTTAAGAGTTCAATAAGAAGTTCAGTTAGAAGTTTAAAGGAAAAGATGGCTAACCAAATGGAACTTATCGCTAAGATTACTGGAGGCAAATGGAATGCTTATGCAGCTTATCCAGAATGGGAATATTCACCTAACTCTTATATAAGAGATTTATTCCAAAAAGTATATAAAGAGATGACAGGTGAAGAGCTAGAGATAGCAGCAATTCATGCTGGTTTAGAATGTGGATTGTTTAAAGAAAAATTTGGTGAAATGGATATGGTTTCTTTTGGTCCAAATATGTATGCTGTTCATACTCCAGATGAGAAACTAAGTATATCTTCAACTAAGAGAACTTGGGAACTATTATTAAATGTTTTAAAAGAAATAAAATAA
- the nrdG gene encoding anaerobic ribonucleoside-triphosphate reductase activating protein yields MNTTIRVAGIVKESIVDGPGIRLVVFAQGCKHHCPGCHNPETHSFEGGELMSVEEILELVKKNPLLDGVTFSGGDPFEQADSFAILGEKVKALGLNVMTYTGYTYEEIIDEINVNSQWKSLLYTTDILVDGKFDLNKKSLALKFRGSSNQRIIDVKKSLELNQIILAV; encoded by the coding sequence ATGAACACTACTATAAGAGTTGCGGGTATAGTCAAGGAATCAATAGTAGATGGTCCAGGGATTAGATTGGTAGTATTTGCTCAAGGCTGTAAACATCATTGTCCTGGATGTCATAATCCTGAAACCCATTCTTTTGAAGGCGGAGAGCTAATGAGTGTAGAAGAAATATTAGAACTAGTAAAGAAAAATCCCCTACTAGATGGAGTTACATTTAGTGGGGGAGATCCATTTGAACAAGCAGATAGTTTTGCGATTTTAGGAGAGAAAGTCAAAGCACTAGGATTAAATGTAATGACCTATACGGGATATACTTATGAAGAAATAATTGATGAAATAAATGTAAATTCACAATGGAAGTCCCTTCTTTATACTACTGATATTTTAGTGGATGGAAAATTTGATTTAAATAAAAAAAGTCTTGCATTGAAATTCAGAGGTTCTTCAAATCAAAGAATTATAGATGTAAAGAAATCACTGGAATTAAATCAAATAATATTAGCTGTATAA
- a CDS encoding anaerobic ribonucleoside triphosphate reductase, with protein sequence MIKKIKKRDGREVPFNLEKIANAIFKAAQAAGGQDYDISLSLAEDVADYLDEKYRGSIPEVEQIQDAVEKVLIESGHARTAKEFILYRAERTRVREMNTRLMKVYEDLTFQEAEDNDLKRENANIDGNTAMGTMLKYGSEGAKQFYDLFILNPEHSMAHKNGDIHIHDLDFLTLTTTCCQIDIDTLFKGGFSTGHGFLREPKDIQSYAALACIAIQSNQNDQHGGQSIPNFDYGLANGVRKTYRKVYRQNLLKALQLIYDEDYSEEAIIDVFEKIEEKHGLIPSLEENQEYKKLEKMYLQEIIKDASIIEKAQKFAEKHALKETDRRTYQAMEALIHNLNTMHSRAGAQIPFSSINYGTDTSPEGRMVVKNVLLATERGLGNGETPIFPIQIFKVKEGINYNPGDPNYDLFKLSCKVSAKRLFPNFSFLDAPYNLQYYVEGHPETELAYMGCRTRVAANVYDPSKEIIFGRGNLSFTTINLPRLAIKSEQNINKFFEELDKTIDIVIDQLLARFELQAQKKVKNFPFLMGQGLWLDSDKLDWEDEVRDVLKHGTLTAGFIGLAECLKSLTGKHHGESEESQKLGLEIIGHMRKRMDEASQKYKMNFSLIATPAEGTAGRFVKMDRERYGEIPGVTDREYYTNSFHVPVYYQTTAFDKISIEAPYHELTNGGHITYVEVDGDPTQNLEAFEKIIRAMKEAGVGYGSINHPVDRDPICGYTGIIGDTCPKCGREEGDIKFERIRRITGYLVGTLDRFNDAKRAEERDRVKHFSCSYK encoded by the coding sequence ATGATTAAGAAAATTAAAAAGAGGGATGGTAGAGAAGTACCATTTAACTTAGAAAAGATTGCAAACGCAATATTTAAAGCTGCTCAAGCTGCAGGTGGACAAGACTATGATATTTCACTTAGTTTGGCTGAAGATGTAGCTGATTATCTTGATGAGAAATACAGAGGTAGTATTCCAGAAGTAGAACAGATTCAAGATGCTGTAGAAAAAGTACTTATAGAATCTGGCCATGCAAGGACTGCTAAAGAGTTTATATTGTATAGAGCAGAGAGAACAAGGGTCAGAGAGATGAACACTAGGCTTATGAAAGTATATGAGGATTTGACTTTTCAAGAAGCAGAGGACAATGATTTAAAGAGAGAAAATGCTAATATAGATGGCAATACTGCAATGGGGACTATGCTTAAGTATGGTTCAGAGGGTGCAAAACAATTTTATGATTTATTCATTTTAAATCCAGAACATTCTATGGCTCATAAAAATGGCGATATTCATATACATGATTTGGATTTTTTAACACTTACAACTACATGTTGTCAAATTGATATAGATACTTTGTTTAAAGGTGGATTTAGCACAGGTCATGGGTTTTTGAGAGAACCTAAAGATATTCAAAGTTATGCAGCTTTGGCTTGTATTGCTATCCAATCAAACCAAAACGATCAACACGGAGGCCAGAGTATTCCTAACTTTGATTATGGTCTTGCTAATGGTGTTAGAAAGACCTATAGAAAAGTATATAGACAAAATTTATTGAAGGCTTTACAACTTATTTATGATGAAGATTATTCAGAAGAGGCTATTATAGATGTTTTTGAAAAAATAGAAGAAAAACATGGACTTATACCATCATTAGAGGAAAATCAAGAGTATAAAAAACTAGAGAAAATGTATCTTCAAGAAATAATTAAAGATGCTAGTATAATAGAAAAGGCTCAGAAGTTTGCTGAAAAGCATGCATTAAAAGAGACAGACAGAAGAACTTATCAAGCTATGGAAGCTCTAATTCACAATTTAAACACTATGCACAGTAGAGCAGGAGCCCAAATTCCGTTTAGTTCTATAAACTATGGAACAGACACATCACCAGAAGGTAGAATGGTAGTTAAAAATGTTCTTCTAGCTACAGAAAGAGGATTAGGAAATGGAGAAACACCAATTTTCCCAATACAAATATTTAAAGTAAAGGAAGGAATCAACTACAATCCAGGTGATCCTAACTACGATCTTTTTAAACTATCATGCAAAGTAAGTGCAAAGAGACTATTTCCAAACTTCTCCTTCTTAGATGCACCATATAATTTACAATACTATGTAGAAGGACATCCAGAGACAGAATTAGCATATATGGGTTGTAGGACGCGTGTTGCAGCTAATGTGTATGATCCTTCGAAGGAGATTATTTTTGGAAGAGGAAATTTAAGTTTTACAACTATAAACTTACCAAGACTTGCTATTAAAAGTGAACAAAATATAAATAAATTCTTTGAGGAATTAGATAAAACTATCGATATAGTTATAGATCAACTTTTAGCAAGATTTGAATTGCAAGCACAGAAAAAAGTAAAGAATTTCCCTTTCTTAATGGGACAAGGTTTATGGTTGGATTCAGATAAATTAGATTGGGAAGATGAAGTTCGAGATGTATTAAAACATGGAACACTCACAGCTGGATTTATTGGTTTGGCAGAATGTTTGAAATCACTAACTGGAAAACATCATGGAGAATCTGAAGAATCACAAAAGTTAGGACTTGAAATCATTGGTCATATGAGAAAGAGGATGGATGAAGCAAGTCAAAAATACAAAATGAACTTTTCTCTTATAGCTACACCAGCAGAGGGAACTGCAGGTAGATTTGTAAAGATGGATAGAGAGAGATATGGTGAAATTCCAGGGGTTACAGATAGGGAATACTATACAAATAGTTTCCATGTGCCTGTATATTACCAAACAACAGCTTTTGACAAGATAAGTATTGAAGCTCCATATCATGAATTGACAAATGGAGGACATATAACCTATGTAGAAGTAGATGGAGATCCTACTCAAAACTTAGAAGCCTTCGAAAAGATAATTAGAGCTATGAAAGAAGCCGGAGTTGGTTATGGTTCTATTAATCATCCTGTTGATAGAGACCCTATTTGTGGATATACAGGAATCATAGGAGATACTTGTCCAAAATGCGGCAGAGAAGAAGGAGATATTAAATTTGAAAGGATTCGTCGTATTACTGGGTACCTTGTTGGAACATTAGATAGATTTAATGATGCAAAAAGAGCTGAGGAAAGAGATAGAGTAAAACATTTCTCTTGTTCATATAAATAA
- the proC gene encoding pyrroline-5-carboxylate reductase, which translates to MNKTIGFIGSGNMGNAMIGGIVSSNLVPAENIIVADLNEKQLAKVKEAYGVNVTTDNLEVAKKADIIVLSIKPHIYPVVIETIKKNIKEEVIIVVIAAGKDIEDTQEAFGRKVKVVKVMPNTPAMVGEGMAAINPSKEVTKEELEEVISIFESFGKAEVVNGDLMDAVTAVSGSSPAYVYMFIEALADGAVLEGMPRDMAYKFAAQAVLGSAKMVLETGLHPGKLKDNVCSPGGTTIEAVATLEEKGFRHAVLAAMKKCADKSREMSK; encoded by the coding sequence ATGAATAAAACAATTGGTTTTATAGGTTCAGGAAATATGGGGAATGCCATGATTGGAGGAATAGTAAGTTCAAACTTAGTTCCTGCCGAAAATATTATAGTTGCAGATTTAAACGAAAAGCAATTAGCTAAGGTAAAAGAAGCTTATGGGGTAAATGTTACTACAGATAATTTAGAAGTAGCAAAAAAAGCTGATATAATTGTTTTATCAATAAAACCTCATATTTATCCTGTTGTTATCGAAACGATAAAGAAGAATATAAAAGAAGAAGTAATAATTGTAGTTATTGCAGCTGGAAAAGATATTGAAGATACTCAAGAGGCTTTTGGTAGAAAAGTAAAGGTAGTTAAGGTTATGCCAAATACTCCTGCTATGGTAGGTGAAGGTATGGCTGCAATTAATCCTAGCAAGGAAGTTACAAAGGAAGAACTAGAAGAGGTAATAAGTATATTTGAAAGCTTTGGCAAGGCAGAAGTTGTAAATGGAGATTTGATGGATGCAGTTACAGCTGTAAGTGGATCATCTCCAGCGTATGTTTATATGTTTATAGAAGCTTTGGCTGATGGTGCGGTATTAGAAGGTATGCCAAGGGATATGGCTTACAAATTTGCAGCTCAAGCAGTACTTGGTTCTGCAAAGATGGTTTTGGAAACAGGTTTACATCCAGGAAAGCTTAAGGACAATGTATGTTCTCCTGGAGGAACTACAATTGAGGCGGTTGCTACATTAGAAGAAAAAGGATTTAGACATGCTGTATTAGCTGCAATGAAAAAATGCGCAGACAAATCAAGAGAGATGAGTAAATAA
- a CDS encoding M18 family aminopeptidase, whose protein sequence is MIQLTKEVKFAENLLEFIEKSPSSFHVVKNVKDELVENGFVELDSRERWDIKKGGKYFVTTNDSAITAFVVGHGELPKDGFKLVGAHTDSPTFRIKPNPEMVEEGSYLRLNTEVYGGPIINTWLDRPLSIAGRVVVRGKDAFKPEVHLLNIDKPLMIIPNLSIHMNRKVNEGVKLNTQKETLPLMAMVNEEFEKDGFLVKLIAKELDVDAKDILDFELFLYEYAKGSIVGLNDEFISSGKLDDLAMCHAGLKGLLDAKVNNATNVLVLFDNEEVGSTTKQGAASPMLRNILERICLSLGLDREDYYRSIYNSFLISADLAHAVHPNYGEKQDPTNRPVINKGPAIKISSNQSYTTDSVSLTVYESICDKAGVPVQKFLNRSDERGGSTIGPISSTQLDIRSVDIGNPIFSMHSIRELGGVYDQYYIYKSFVEYYKY, encoded by the coding sequence ATGATTCAATTGACTAAGGAAGTAAAATTTGCTGAAAACTTATTGGAGTTTATTGAAAAAAGTCCTAGTTCATTTCATGTTGTAAAAAATGTGAAAGATGAGCTTGTGGAAAATGGTTTTGTAGAGCTTGATAGTAGAGAAAGATGGGATATAAAAAAAGGTGGCAAGTATTTTGTAACTACAAATGATTCAGCTATCACAGCTTTTGTAGTAGGACATGGAGAGTTACCAAAGGATGGGTTTAAGCTTGTTGGAGCACATACTGATTCACCTACTTTTAGAATAAAACCTAATCCAGAGATGGTAGAAGAAGGTTCATATTTAAGACTTAATACAGAAGTATATGGGGGCCCTATTATTAATACTTGGCTAGATAGACCTCTTTCAATCGCAGGAAGAGTAGTTGTTAGAGGAAAGGATGCTTTTAAGCCAGAGGTTCATCTTCTCAATATAGACAAGCCATTGATGATCATACCAAATTTGTCTATACATATGAATAGAAAAGTAAATGAAGGAGTTAAGCTAAATACTCAAAAAGAAACATTACCTCTAATGGCTATGGTAAATGAAGAGTTTGAGAAAGATGGTTTTTTGGTAAAACTTATAGCAAAGGAATTAGATGTAGATGCTAAAGATATTTTAGACTTTGAATTGTTCTTATATGAATATGCAAAAGGAAGTATTGTCGGATTGAATGATGAATTTATATCTTCAGGAAAGTTAGATGATTTAGCAATGTGTCATGCAGGGCTTAAAGGATTATTAGATGCAAAGGTCAATAATGCTACTAATGTACTTGTACTATTTGACAATGAAGAGGTAGGAAGTACTACTAAACAGGGAGCAGCTAGTCCAATGCTTAGAAATATTCTTGAAAGAATTTGTTTGTCTCTTGGATTAGATAGAGAAGATTACTATAGAAGTATTTATAATTCCTTCTTGATTTCAGCAGATTTAGCACATGCAGTTCATCCTAATTATGGTGAAAAACAAGATCCTACAAATAGACCTGTAATCAATAAGGGACCAGCAATAAAGATAAGTTCAAATCAATCTTATACTACTGATAGTGTTTCTTTGACTGTATATGAAAGTATATGTGATAAGGCAGGAGTACCAGTTCAGAAGTTCTTAAATAGATCTGATGAAAGAGGAGGTTCAACAATTGGGCCTATTTCATCAACTCAATTAGATATTCGATCTGTAGATATAGGGAATCCTATATTTAGTATGCACTCTATAAGAGAGCTCGGAGGAGTTTATGATCAATATTATATTTACAAATCTTTTGTTGAATACTATAAGTATTAA
- the msrA gene encoding peptide-methionine (S)-S-oxide reductase MsrA — translation MKKIVLAGGCFWGVEEYMSRIDGVIKTKVGYANGLKENPTYQEVCTGTTGHAEACFIEFDENIISLEKLLFRFWRIIEPTWLNKQGGDIGHQYRTGIYYIDKEDIPVIESTLKVEQEKYDKPIVTEIKPLTSFYEAEEYHQKYLKKNPNGYCHINLDA, via the coding sequence GTGAAGAAAATTGTATTAGCTGGTGGATGTTTTTGGGGTGTTGAAGAGTATATGTCTAGAATAGATGGTGTTATAAAGACTAAGGTTGGCTATGCTAATGGTTTAAAAGAAAATCCCACCTATCAAGAAGTTTGCACAGGAACTACTGGTCATGCAGAAGCTTGTTTTATTGAGTTTGATGAAAATATTATATCTTTGGAGAAACTTTTGTTTAGGTTTTGGCGAATTATTGAGCCTACATGGTTAAATAAACAAGGTGGAGATATAGGTCATCAATATAGGACTGGGATATATTATATTGACAAAGAAGATATACCTGTTATCGAAAGTACATTAAAGGTTGAACAAGAGAAATACGATAAGCCAATAGTAACTGAAATTAAACCATTAACCAGCTTTTATGAAGCTGAAGAGTATCATCAAAAATATCTAAAGAAAAATCCAAATGGATATTGTCATATTAATTTGGATGCATAA
- a CDS encoding DUF92 domain-containing protein, with amino-acid sequence MLDYIIGFLLSFSIAYLAYKKESLSTSGFVAATLYGLAIYKFGGLYFFLVMISFFVSSSLFSHFKKSRKNKYERMNEKTGKRDFTQVIANGLPSFIFGLIYYITGNYIYILGFTTALASANADTWASEIGILSKKDPVSIITWEPIEKGVSGGISPLGIMASLFGAGFIAVISVVGYILSFGINEYLLAFFLLSTLGGFLGSIIDSILGATVQAKYISCISNTLTEKKYSGGIENALYSGISIIDNNFVNLSSGLLSSMIITGLSSLI; translated from the coding sequence TTGCTGGATTATATAATTGGCTTTTTATTAAGTTTTTCTATTGCTTACTTAGCTTATAAGAAAGAATCACTATCTACAAGTGGCTTTGTAGCAGCTACCTTGTATGGGTTAGCTATTTATAAATTTGGTGGATTATATTTTTTCTTGGTTATGATTAGTTTTTTTGTTTCTTCTAGCTTATTTAGTCACTTTAAAAAATCTAGAAAAAATAAATATGAAAGGATGAATGAAAAGACTGGTAAAAGGGATTTTACTCAAGTTATTGCAAATGGTTTACCTAGTTTTATATTTGGACTAATTTATTATATTACTGGAAATTATATTTATATATTAGGGTTTACTACAGCACTTGCATCGGCAAATGCTGATACTTGGGCTTCTGAAATTGGTATATTAAGTAAAAAAGATCCTGTATCTATTATTACTTGGGAGCCAATTGAAAAAGGTGTTTCAGGAGGCATTAGTCCTTTAGGAATTATGGCTTCACTATTTGGAGCAGGATTTATTGCAGTGATATCTGTTGTTGGCTATATCCTATCTTTTGGAATCAATGAGTATCTATTAGCATTTTTTTTATTGTCAACACTAGGTGGATTCTTAGGTTCTATTATAGATAGCATTTTAGGTGCTACTGTTCAAGCTAAATACATTAGCTGTATAAGCAATACTCTTACTGAAAAGAAATACTCAGGAGGGATTGAAAATGCACTATATAGCGGTATATCTATTATAGATAACAATTTTGTAAACTTATCTAGTGGGCTATTATCTTCTATGATTATTACTGGTCTTTCAAGTCTAATCTAG
- a CDS encoding DUF1292 domain-containing protein, whose translation MTNKFDEHNSCDHGCDCGSNCNCDHEHEHEYEEMDVIYLTLDDGSEMECGVLGIFEVEDKSYIALIPLEDEQILLYEYIEEGEEFELGQIESEEEFELVSEAFNALFLDDEEYDEDDFEDEDED comes from the coding sequence ATGACAAATAAATTTGATGAACATAACTCATGTGATCATGGATGTGATTGTGGATCTAACTGTAACTGTGATCACGAACATGAACATGAATATGAAGAAATGGATGTAATTTATCTTACATTAGACGATGGTAGTGAAATGGAATGTGGTGTTTTAGGGATATTTGAAGTAGAAGATAAATCTTATATTGCGTTAATACCTCTAGAAGATGAACAAATATTACTATATGAATATATAGAAGAAGGAGAAGAATTTGAACTTGGTCAAATAGAAAGTGAAGAAGAGTTTGAACTAGTTTCAGAAGCTTTTAATGCTCTTTTTCTAGATGATGAAGAATATGATGAAGATGATTTTGAAGATGAGGATGAGGATTAA
- a CDS encoding Cof-type HAD-IIB family hydrolase — MKYKLIALDLDGTLLNDDKKITEINKNTLQKLIQSGYEIVIATGRRYSTAKRFVEVVDKNLVILANNGNIVRNIKDDKVLLKKYLDIDDFHTLIREGKKKGLYPIIHSDYFDEGYDILIELDVNDRKYSNYLTGSIDGYKRVEDFMKIEDPRALTVVYLGDKDKLESFNLEVNTKYPDKYSSHVMENITIAGALLEVMHPLGSKWLSLEEYSKEKGISKEEIIAIGDDNNDIEMIKQAGLGIAMKNASLGVKNVADIITEKDNNEDGVAHILKEVLKI; from the coding sequence ATGAAGTATAAATTAATAGCTTTAGATTTAGATGGCACGCTACTTAATGACGATAAAAAAATAACAGAAATAAATAAAAACACTCTTCAAAAGCTAATACAAAGTGGATACGAAATAGTTATTGCGACTGGAAGAAGATATAGTACGGCAAAGAGATTTGTTGAAGTAGTAGATAAAAACCTAGTTATACTAGCAAACAATGGAAATATCGTTAGAAACATTAAAGATGATAAAGTACTTTTAAAAAAGTATTTAGATATAGATGATTTTCATACATTGATTAGGGAAGGAAAAAAGAAGGGACTCTATCCAATTATTCATTCAGATTATTTTGATGAAGGTTATGATATTTTAATTGAATTAGATGTTAACGATAGAAAATATTCTAATTATCTTACAGGAAGTATTGATGGATATAAAAGGGTGGAGGACTTTATGAAAATTGAGGATCCTAGAGCTTTAACTGTAGTATATTTAGGAGATAAGGACAAACTAGAGTCATTTAATTTAGAAGTAAATACTAAGTATCCAGACAAATACAGTTCTCATGTGATGGAAAATATAACAATTGCAGGTGCATTACTTGAAGTGATGCACCCATTGGGTTCAAAGTGGTTGAGCTTGGAGGAGTATTCAAAGGAAAAGGGAATATCTAAGGAAGAGATAATAGCTATAGGAGACGACAACAATGATATTGAGATGATTAAACAGGCAGGTTTGGGAATAGCCATGAAAAATGCTTCTTTAGGTGTAAAAAATGTTGCAGATATTATAACAGAAAAGGATAATAATGAAGATGGAGTTGCTCATATATTGAAGGAAGTATTAAAAATATAG